One stretch of Punica granatum isolate Tunisia-2019 chromosome 5, ASM765513v2, whole genome shotgun sequence DNA includes these proteins:
- the LOC116206671 gene encoding aspartic proteinase-like protein 2: MASVLMAVAIAALLFTIKWEAQAFSQLVLERAWTSLNQSEVLDVASLRASDLRRHFRLLGEQQGHVVPGGVVYFPLLGSGAQIGNYFYYVKAKFGTPPSEFTLQVDTGSSLSWLSCNGAAVNRSSFTLASSSTARPIKCSDRICGSDYVCGGHRRCNFVFQYDDMTGVSGYIVRDMLLFDMISGQGSRFPDRSAPVLFGCADRQSGLFSSDGIMAMGPGPDSIISLLSKQGVAPLAFSHCLSATGRGTLAFGAAVEPEMKYTPLIPSKSQKYTVQMESVAVNGQLLTIDYKDFEHGITIDSATKLVYLTREALDPLIESIVAAVSKVAPPQSYPGYQCFDISGIGSVSTIFPTVGLGFARGASIDLTPEEYLLPGPYFASPSLRCLGFQMTDRGRMVLGDLALKNKITVYDLASQRVGWVSYDCSLPMNVSSVPTTSGGSSPSRRSGSFYYIVFLLVLLY; the protein is encoded by the exons ATGGCTTCAGTGCTCATGGCAGTAGCTATAGCTGCACTATTGTTCACCATAAAGTGGGAGGCACAGGCGTTCTCCCAGTTGGTCCTAGAGCGAGCCTGGACCTCTCTCAACCAGAGCGAGGTCCTTGATGTGGCATCGCTCCGTGCCAGCGACCTCCGCCGGCACTTCAGGCTCCTGGGGGAGCAGCAGGGGCACGTGGTGCCGGGAGGCGTGGTGTACTTCCCGCTCTTGGGATCCGGTGCTCAAATTGG GAATTACTTTTACTACGTGAAGGCCAAGTTTGGAACTCCGCCGTCCGAGTTCACCCTTCAGGTCGACACGGGCAGCAGCCTATCTTGGCTCAGTTGCAACGGCGCCGCA GTGAACCGGAGCTCATTCACCCTCGCGAGCTCCTCAACGGCGCGACCTATCAAGTGTTCAGACCGCATATGCGGTTCTGACTATGTGTGCGGTGGTCATCGCCGATGCAACTTTGTGTTCCAGTACGACGATATGACCGGGGTCTCAGGCTATATCGTCCGAGACATGTTATTATTTGATATGATCTCGGGACAGGGGTCTCGGTTCCCAGACCGTTCTGCCCCCGTCCTCTTTGG GTGCGCTGATCGCCAGTCCGGCTTATTTTCTTCGGACGGAATTATGGCGATGGGGCCAGGACCTGATTCTATTATCTCTCTGTTATCGAAACAGGGAGTGGCCCCTTTGGCATTCTCCCACTGCTTGAGCGCTACGGGTAGAGGGACCCTAGCCTTCGGGGCAGCAGTAGAGCCCGAGATGAAGTACACGCCTCTCATCCCCTCCAA GTCGCAAAAGTACACCGTACAGATGGAGTCGGTTGCAGTCAATGGGCAGTTATTAACTATTGACTACAAGGATTTTGAGCACGGGATCACTATTGACTCCGCGACTAAGCTGGTGTATCTCACCCGCGAGGCGCTTGACCCATTGATCGAATCA ATCGTTGCAGCAGTTTCAAAAGTTGCACCTCCTCAGAGCTACCCGGGATATCAGTGCTTTGATATATCCGGGATTGGGAG TGTTTCCACAATCTTCCCGACGGTAGGCCTCGGCTTTGCCCGTGGCGCGTCAATAGATTTAACTCCAGAGGAGTATCTATTGCCAGGGCCGTACTTT GCGTCCCCTTCCCTGCGCTGCTTGGGCTTCCAGATGACCGATAGGGGGAGGATGGTTCTGGGAG ATCTAGCGCTGAAGAACAAGATCACGGTCTATGATCTTGCCAGCCAGCGGGTCGGATGGGTTTCATATGACT GTTCCTTACCGATGAACGTCTCGTCTGTCCCAACTACCAGCGGGGGAAGTAGTCCATCGAGACGATCGGGCAGTTTTTACTATATTGTCTTCTTGTTGGTGTTATTATATTAG
- the LOC116208928 gene encoding fasciclin-like arabinogalactan protein 7 translates to MEFPPVLMISTLALVLLRFPSGYDQIVSPPSPTALIQTPAPAPGPSHVNLTYLDTYTGSPSFVPKDKAFSSLKSSSLSSLIQDQLRSFCIFRALSHFYSLSDFKNAMPMNPLGTLAGGQYTLNFTI, encoded by the exons ATGGAGTTTCCTCCAGTTCTCATGATTAGTACATTGGCTCTTGTGTTGTTACGTTTTCCATCCGGCTATGACCAAATAGTCTCGCCTCCATCACCGACGGCCCTAATCCAGACCCCAGCCCCTGCTCCTGGCCCCAGTCACGTGAACCTCACCTACCTCGACACTTATACGG GATCACCATCTTTTGTCCCTAAGGACAAAGCCTTCTCATCCCTCAAGTCCTCGTCCCTCTCGAGCCTCATCCAAGACCAGCTAAGGTCCTTCTGTATCTTCCGCGCGTTGTCCCACTTCTACAGCCTGTCAGACTTCAAGAATGCGATGCCGATGAACCCCCTTGGGACGCTAGCGGGAGGACAATACACCTTGAATTTCACTATCTGA